Proteins found in one Sorghum bicolor cultivar BTx623 chromosome 1, Sorghum_bicolor_NCBIv3, whole genome shotgun sequence genomic segment:
- the LOC8059858 gene encoding late embryogenesis abundant protein D-34, producing the protein MSQRQPRRPSGHQETTSGEQGAVRYGDVFPAVAGGLAEKPVAPQDAATMQSAENLVFGQTLRGGPAAAMQSAATANERMGAVGHDQATDATAVQGVTVSETRVPGGRIVTEFVAGQAVGQYLARDDDAGGGGGGAGAGARGASAGGVGKDMTKVTIGEALEATALAAGDAPVERSDAAAIQAAEARATGLDANVPGGLAARAQSAAAANAWASRDEDKATLGDVLANAATRLVADKPVESGDALGVAGAENRNRDDGTARPGGVAASMAAAARLNRDEAVWDQ; encoded by the exons ATGAGCCAGAGGCAGCCGAGGAGGCCGTCCGGCCACCAGGAGACGACGAGCGGAGAGCAGGGCGCCGTCCGCTACGGCGACGTGTTCCCGGCGGTGGCCGGGGGCCTCGCGGAGAAGCCCGTGGCGCCGCAGGACGCGGCCACGATGCAGTCGGCGGAGAACCTGGTGTTCGGCCAGACGCTCAGGGGAgggccggcggcggccatgcAGTCCGCGGCCACCGCCAACGAGCGCATGGGCGCCGTCGGGCACGACCAGGCCACGGACGCCACCGCCGTGCAGGGCGTCACCGTCTCCGAGACCCGCGTCCCGGGCGGCCGCATCGTCACCGAGTTCGTCGCGGGCCAGGCCGTCGGCCAGTACCTCGCGCGGGACGACGAtgctggtggtggcggtggcggcgccggcgccggagcgAGAGGCGCCTCTGCTGGTGGGGTCGGTAAGGATATGACGAAGGTGACGATCGGCGAGGCGCTCGAGGCGACGGCGCTCGCGGCGGGCGACGCGCCGGTGGAGCGCAGCGACGCGGCCGCGATCCAGGCGGCGGAGGCACGCGCCACGGGGCTGGACGCGAACGTCCCCGGCGGCCTGGCCGCACGGGCACAGTCCGCTGCCGCGGCCAACGCGTGGGCGTCGCGCGACGAGGACAAGGCCACGCTCGGCGACGTCCTCGCG AACGCGGCGACGAGGCTGGTGGCGGACAAGCCGGTGGAGAGCGGCGACGCGCTGGGGGTGGCTGGCGCGGAGAACCGCAACAGGGACGACGGGACGGCGAGGCCAGGAGGCGTGGCAGCGTCCATGGCTGCGGCCGCACGGCTCAACCGTGACGAGGCGGTCTGGGATCAGTGA
- the LOC8085455 gene encoding transcription repressor OFP12, with product MLGCFSRLRRPTTTGSSAAPEPMPAAASDEASTSAASTTSAAGSTSPCSSSSSARCNKDDDHAGNNDSNSIVAVGKNPSALSEFGLSSAIASRRFFLSSPGRSNSIVDSSAHGAAAAAAALGVGVGAAGVAVPTYSPDPHADFLRSMEEMAAALRLDARRRGDRARLHELLLCYLALNDRRAHKYVVSAFTDLLLRLTAAANLDDDHHHD from the coding sequence ATGCTGGGATGCTTCTCCCGGCTGCGGCGGCCGACGACGACGGGGTCGTCAGCGGCGCCGGAGCCCatgccggcggcggcgtccgACGAGGCGTCCACGTCGGCGGCCTCGACGACCTCAGCGGCGGGCTCCACCTCGCCGtgctcgtcgtcgtcctcggcgCGCTgcaacaaggacgacgaccACGCCGGCAACAACGACTCCAACTCCATCGTCGCCGTGGGCAAGAACCCGTCGGCGCTGTCCGAGTTCGGGCTGTCCTCGGCCATCGCGTCGCGCCGCTTCTTCCTCTCCTCCCCGGGCCGCTCCAACTCCATCGTCGACTCGTCCGCgcacggcgccgccgccgccgccgccgccctgggcgtgggcgtgggcgCGGCTGGGGTGGCGGTGCCCACGTACTCGCCGGACCCGCACGCCGACTTCCTCCGGTCCATGGAGGAGATGGCCGCGGCGCTGCGTCTCGAcgcgcgccgccgcggcgaCAGGGCCCGCCTCCACGAGCTGCTGCTCTGCTACCTCGCGCTCAACGACAGGCGCGCGCACAAGTACGTCGTCAGCGCCTTCACcgatctcctcctccgcctcaccGCCGCCGCAAACCTCGACGATGACCACCACCATGATTAG
- the LOC110432736 gene encoding uncharacterized protein LOC110432736, producing the protein MAPRPPAAGAHGTASPVLGPLPLSGVLAQGAPAGDARGLRPQGTHAGTARPCLAAAGSELVGLRPQGPPAGVDHPCPAPAGSHGLQTSVAQAAMAVGRTTDPAAAEDATVAAEDAPGALSGVDALAAAMGPAAMAAGAAAAMSAWLGMPGAGTDALLHPPPPAAHTTNSVLAAALDAARAAAQEGMARVREAAIAWERERDAADALARQIAEAEQLLGLPASADVGATSSGSAGHRVANTAAPESPSYARWRDLVLLTLRRYALDDHVLLDAVAAVQTASWLRLDSIVLSWILGTISLDLHDLVRNTPSARGAWLALEGQFLGNAEARALRLDASFRTCVQGDLSVSEFCRQMKGMADSLGDLGWPVEDRILVLNVLRGLSDRYSYLRTWITRQRPFPTFLQVRDDLVMEELTQGLQPGSTAAPGSSSSSTALAATPPTRHATPPQSSLLGPLPPGPSGGGGGRGGRRRRGGGRGAGRGGTTTPPPPRGAPWPSFHNPWSGRISMWPFEASGGEPRPPAAMLAGAPPGFPSVTPWAAPFPASSWATPPPTLLGSAGWDQAALAHSFSTMALTPPVGPEWVADSGATYHTTPNPSILSSVHPPSSSLPSSIMVANGSCLPVTSVGAAGPHGSFHLHDVLVAPSMVHNLLSIRRFTADNSCSVEFDSSGLTVKDVASRRPLLRCDSTGPLYTLRFPASASPPLPVLSAAFATTTSTTWHRRLGHPGRDALMQLSRSSDIRILSISGYKYYLVVVDDYSHYSWTFPLRAKSDAFPALVHFFAWVSTQFGLTVKAVQCDNGREFDNSTSRAFFLSHGVHLRMSCPYTSSQNGKAERMIRTTNDTLRTLLLQASLPTRFWAESLHTSTYLLNRLPSAACPAPTPHHALFGTPPRYDHLRVFGCACYPNTTATAPHKLAPRSTLCVFLGYSPDHKGYRCYDLTSRRVLISRHVVFDESIFPFSTTTTPASTSELDLSSVFPTDPVVEPSFPVFPAGTSTSPVARDTSGPLPCSGPEGSPSGPAPAPDAGLGSAPSTPAPPARFAQPVRVYQRRAPDVGPGSASPTPAPPARFTQPVRVYQRRARLAPLPPAAPVAPSSPGSPAPPATSSPPATPTPPPRHPASRATTPVYHPPLLHRHPRHVHPMVTRHAAGTLQPRALAAMPGDSQVSPVPSSVREALLDPHWRRAMEEEYAALLANQTWDLVPRPPGSNIVTGKWIWTHKRRADGTLERYKARWVLRGFTQRPGVDYDETFSPVVKPATVRTVLSLALTRGWPVHQLDVKNAFLHGVLTETVYCSQPAGFVDSSRPDMVCRLNKSLYGLKQAPRAWNHRFAAFLLTLGFVEAKSDTSLFIYHHGAETAYLLLYVDDIVLTASTESLLRRIIASLQQEFAMKDLGTLHHFLGVTVEPHPAGLLLHQRQYTLDILERAGMTDCKPCSTPVDTQGKISETEGIPVTDPTAYRSLAGALQYLTFTRPDITGVWVTEPAN; encoded by the exons ATGGCTCCTCGCCCGCCGGCGGCTGGTGCGCACGGGACGGCGTCGCCCGTCCTTGGCCCCCTCCCGCTGTCTGGCGTGCTCGCGCAGGGGGCACCTGCAGGGGACGCGCGCGGCCTGCGCCCGCAGGGGACGCACGCAGGGACCGCCCGCCCCTGCCTTGCGGCCGCAGGGAGCGAGCTGGTCGGCCTGCGCCCGCAGGGGCCGCCCGCCGGGGTCGACCACCCCTGCCCTGCGCCCGCAGGGAGCCACGGCCTGCAGACCTCCGTTGCCCAAGCCGCCATGGCTGTGGGCAGGACCACCGATCCTGCGGCGGCAGAGGACGCCACGGTCGCAGCAGAGGATGCACCAGGTGCCCTGTCCGGAGTCGATGCCCTGGCTGCGGCCATGGGGCCCGCGGCCATGGCTGCTGGGGCTGCTGCAGCCATGTCTGCTTGGCTGGGGATGCCGGGCGCGGGCACCGACGCCCTCCTGCACCCGCCTCCTCCAGCCGCCCACACCACCAACTCCGTCCTCGCTGCCGCCCTTGATGCTGCCCGGGCCGCGGCGCAAGAGGGCATGGCCCGCGTGCGTGAGGCTGCCATCGCCTGGGAGCGCGAGCGAGATGCGGCTGATGCCTTGGCCCGCCAGATCGCCGAAGCGGAGCAGCTCCTCGGCCTTCCTGCCTCGGCCGACGTCGGGGCCACGTCCTCTGGCTCGGCCGGCCACCGCGTGGCTAACACCGCGGCG CCGGAGTCGCCTTCCTACGCTCGTTGGCGGGACCTGGTCCTCCTCACCCTCCGCCGCTACGCCCTCGACGACCACGTCCTCCTCGACGCCGTGGCCGCGGTCCAGACCGCTTCGTGGCTCCGTCTCGACAGCATCGTCCTCTCCTGGATCCTGGGGACGATCTCCCTGGACCTCCACGACCTCGTCCGCAACACCCCGAGCGCTCGCGGGGCCTGGCTGGCGCTCGAGGGCCAGTTCCTGGGCAACGCCGAGGCCCGGGCTCTGCGGCTCGACGCGAGCTTCCGCACCTGCGTCCAGGGCGACCTCTCCGTCAGTGAGTTCTGCCGCCAGATGAAGGGTATGGCGGACTCCCTCGGCGACCTCGGCTGGCCCGTGGAGGACCGCATCTTGGTCCTCAACGTTCTCCGCGGGCTCAGTGATCGTTACTCCTACCTCCGGACGTGGATCACCCGGCAGCGGCCCTTCCCCACCTTCCTGCAGGTCCGTGACGATCTAGTCATGGAGGAGCTCACTCAGGGCCTACAGCCTGGGTCCACCGCCGCTCCggggtcctcgtcctcctcgactGCTCTGGCTGCCACTCCTCCGACCCGTCACGCCACACCACCACAGTCGTCACTTCTGGGTCCTCTTCCCCCTGGGCCGAGCGGGGGTGGGGGGGGCCGTGGCGGCCGCCGTCGTCGTGGCGGGGGACGTGGAGCAGGTCGTGGGGGCACCACGACGCCGCCACCTCCACGAGGTGCACCCTGGCCATCCTTCCACAACCCATGGTCAGGGCGCATCTCCATGTGGCCGTTCGAGGCTTCCGGTGGCGAGCCTCGCCCGCCGGCGGCCATGCTCGCGGGTGCCCCCCCGGGATTCCCCTCAGTGACCCCGTGGGCGGCCCCGTTCCCTGCGTCCTCGTGGGCTACTCCACCCCCGACCTTGCTCGGGTCGGCCGGCTGGGACCAGGCGGCCTTGGCGCACTCCTTCAGCACCATGGCCCTGACACCTCCTGTTGGGCCGGAGTGGGTCGCCGACTCTGGCGCTACTTACCACACCACTCCTAACCCCAGTATACTTTCTTCTGTTCACCCTCCATCTTCCTCTCTCCCTTCATCCATTATGGTCGCAAATGGGTCTTGTCTTCCTGTCACCTCTGTGGGTGCTGCCGGCCCCCATGGTTCCTTTCATCTTCATGATGTTCTTGTTGCTCCTTCTATGGTTCACAATCTTCTTTCTATTCGTCGTTTTACAGCTGACAATTCTTGTTCTGTGGAGTTTGACTCTTCTGGTCTTACTGTGAAGGATGTGGCTTCCCGGCGTCCTCTGCTCCGATGTGATAGCACGGGGCCCCTTTACACTCTTCGCTTTCCGGCATCTGCCTCGCCTCCTTTGCCAGTTTTGTCAGCTGCCTTCGCCACCACTACCTCCACTACTTGGCACCGGCGTCTCGGCCATCCTGgacgtgatgctttgatgcagcTTAGTCGTAGTTCCGATATTCGAA TCCTCAGTATTTCTGGATACAAATACTATCTTGTGGTGGTGGATGATTATTCTCATTATTCCTGGACTTTTCCTTTACGTGCAAAGTCTGATGCTTTCCCCGCGCTTGTCCACTTTTTCGCTTGGGTGTCCACACAGTTTGGCCTCACTGTCAAGGCTGTCCAGTGTGACAATGGTCGGGAGTTCGACAACTCCACCTCCCGCGCCTTCTTTCTCTCTCACGGTGTCCATTTGCGCATGTCTTGTCCGTATACCTCCTCCCAAAACGGCAAGGCTGAGCGCATGATTCGCACCACCAACGACACCCTGCGCACTCTCCTGCTCCAGGCCTCTCTTCCTACTCGCTTCTGGGCCGAGAGCTTGCACACCTCCACTTACCTCCTTAACCGCCTTCCTTCCGCTGCTTGTCCAGCTCCCACACCACACCACGCTCTCTTTGGTACCCCTCCTCGCTATGATCACCTTCGAGTCTTTGGGTGTGCGTGTTACCCCAACACCACCGCCACTGCTCCTCACAAGCTGGCACCCCGTTCGACCCTCTGTGTCTTCCTTGGGTACTCTCCGGATCACAAGGGGTACCGATGCTACGACCTTACCTCTCGTCGAGTCCTCATATCTCGTCATGTGGTGTTCGACGAGTCGATCTTCCCCTTTTCCACCACTACCACTCCTGCTTCCACCTCGGAGCTTGACCTCTCCTCTGTGTTTCCTACTGACCCGGTGGTCGAGCCATCTTTCCCGGTGTTTCCTGCAGGTACTTCTACGTCGCCTGTCGCCCGTGACACCTCGGGGCCTCTACCCTGCTCGGGTCCCGAGGGGTCACCTTCCGGCCCGGCCCCGGCGCCTGACGCGGGTCTCGGGTCGGCACCTTCGACACCAGCCCCACCGGCACGCTTCGCCCAGCCGGTGCGGGTTTACCAGCGACGTGCTCCCGACGTGGGTCCCGGGTCGGCGTCTCCGACTCCGGCCCCACCGGCACGTTTCACCCAGCCGGTGCGCGTCTACCAGCGACGTGCCCGGCTGGCGCCGCTGCCTCcggcggcgccggtggccccctcTTCGCCGGGGTCACCTGCGCCACCGGCGACGTCTTCCCCACCGGCGACACCGACCCCACCGCCGAGGCACCCAGCCTCTcgggccacgacgccggtgtaCCACCCACCGCTCCTTCACCGACACCCGCGTCATGTTCACCCGATGGTGACGCGACACGCGGCTGGGACCCTGCagccccgggctcttgcggcgatgcCCGGGGACTCGCAGGTCTCACCAGTACCCTCTTCCGTCCGTGAGGCCTTGCTGGACCCTCACTGGCGCCGCGCGATGGAAGAGGAATACGCGGCCCTCCTCGCCAACCAGACATGGGATCTGGTGCCACGACCGCCGGGCTCCAACATCGTCACCGGCAAGTGGATCTGGACCCACAAGCGCCGAGCTGACGGCACCCTTGAGCGGTACAAGGCTCGCTGGGTTCTCCGGGGCTTCACTCAGCGGCCCGGTGTCGACTACGACGAGACCTTCAGCCCGGTGGTGAAGCCGGCCACTGTTCGCACGGTGCTCTCGCTAGCTCTCACACGCGGGTGGCCCGTGCATCAGCTGGACGTCAAGAATGCCTTCCTACACGGCGTTCTTACTGAGACAGTCTACTGCAGTCAGCCGGCGGGGTTTGTTGACTCTTCTCGTCCAGACATGGTGTGTCGGCTCAACAAGTCTCTCTACGGCCTCAAGCAGGCCCCCCGGGCGTGGAACCATCGGTTTGCTGCTTTTCTACTGACTCTGGGGTTTGTGGAGGCCAAGTCAGATACCTCTCTGTTCATCTATCACCATGGGGCTGAGACTGCATATCTGctgctctatgttgatgacattgtcctcACAGCCTCCACTGAGTCACTCCTTCGGCGGATCATCGCCTCtcttcagcaggagtttgctatGAAGGATCTGGGTACACTACATCACTTCCTCGGGGTTACTGTTGAGCCTCACCCTGCTGGATTACTCCTTCACCAGCGGCAGTACACTCTTGATATCCTGGAGAGAGCTGGGATGACTGACTGCAAGCCCTGCTCCACTCCAGTTGACACCCAGGGCAAGATCTCGGAGACTGAGGGTATACCAGTGACAGATCCCACTGCATATCGGAGTCTTGCCGGGGCACTTCAGTACCTCACCTTCACCCGGCCGGATATCAC AGGTGTTTGGGTCACGGAACCAGCAAATTAG
- the LOC8085456 gene encoding uncharacterized protein LOC8085456, producing the protein MKNPNPPPSRPSAAGKPPAGMAPARKSRWGPPPPGAAGAAPAGDKAAPSTSARTPTPTRTADSRRHPGAPPVPAPHARNPASPAAALRSQAQPHPAVETPPPQPYGFHNLDRRTMLLADGTVRTYFALPPDYPFEPAPLPPLPRHLLPRAAPDLWPPHQAPPPPPQMPMPMPVQMPPHEARRKHPADQDEGFPRHHKQPRLDGPHQPPPHAAVDRHALRRAFLKYAKMLNESSAQRRSYLEGGRVPCLACGRSSKDFADVHGLVMHAYNPPNADSLVDHLGLHKALCVLMGWDYTKVPENSKGYQSLPSDLVQASREDLIVWPPTVIIHNTSTGRKKDGRFEGLGNKEMDKKMTELGFSGGKSKSLYGKEGHMGLTLIKFANNPSGLKEAERLAEFLERQDRGRVGWSRAHASRSVDSDQNPLLVETDIRTAEKKRIFYGYLAIASDLDELDSDSRKRAFLQSRREFDPNE; encoded by the exons ATGAAGAACCCTAACCCTCCTCCTTCGCGGCCCTCCGCCGCAGGCAAGCCCCCCGCTGGCATGGCGCCGGCCCGCAAATCTCGCTGGGGTCCACCGCCACCGGGCGCTGCCGGCGCCGCCCCGGCTGGGGACAAGGCCGCGCCATCCACCTCCGCCCGCACCCCGACCCCCACCCGCACAGCGGATTCCAGGCGCCATCCGGGGGCCCCTCCCGTGCCAGCACCACACGCCCGCAACCCCGCGTCGCCCGCGGCCGCCCTCCGGTCGCAGGCTCAGCCGCACCCGGCGGTGGAGACTCCTCCCCCGCAGCCGTACGGCTTCCACAACCTCGACCGCCGCACCATGCTCCTCGCCGACGGCACCGTCCGCACCTACTTCGCCCTGCCCCCTGACTACCCCTTCGAGCCGGCGCCCCTGCCACCCCTCCCacgccacctcctcccccgcgccGCCCCAGACCTTTGGCCGCCACAtcaggcgccgccgccgccgccgcagatgCCCATGCCCATGCCTGTGCAGATGCCGCCGCACGAGGCTAGGCGGAAACACCCCGCCGACCAGGACGAGGGCTTCCCTAGGCACCACAAGCAGCCGCGGCTCGACGGGCCGCATCAACCGCCGCCACATGCCGCGGTGGACCGGCACGCACTCAGGAGGGCGTTCCTCAAGTACGCCAAGATGCTCAACGAGAGCTCCGCGCAGAGGCGGAGCTATCTCGAGGGCGGCCGTGTCCCGTGCCTCGCCTGTGGCAG GTCATCTAAGGACTTTGCTGATGTCCATGGACTTGTCATGCATGCTTACAACCCACCAAATGCAGATTCACTTGTTGATCATCTTGGTTTGCACAAGGCATTGTGTGTCCTTATGGGATGGGATTATACAAAAGTCCCTGAGAACTCTAAGGGCTACCAATCATTACCTTCTGACCTTGTCCAAGCAAGTAGGGAGGACCTCATCGTGTGGCCGCCTACTGTTATCATTCACAATACTTCGACTGGGAGGAAGAAAGATGGTCGTTTTGAGGGTTTAGGGAACAAAGAAATGGATAAGAAAATGACAG AACTAGGTTTTTCTGGTGGGAAGTCAAAGTCCTTGTATGGAAAGGAAGGACATATGGGTTTGACACTTATCAAGTTTGCAAACAACCCATCTGGCTTGAAGGAGGCTGAGCGTCTTGCTGAGTTCCTTGAGAGGCAAGATCGTGGACGTGTGGGTTGGTCACGTGCTCATGCCAGTCGTTCTGTAGATTCTGATCAGAACCCTTTGTTGGTCGAGACGGATATCAGGACAGCTGAGAAAAAGAGGATATTTTACGGGTACCTAGCAATTGCATCTGATCTGGATGAACTAGACTCAGATTCTCGAAAAAGGGCTTTCCTCCAGAGCAGAAGAGAATTTGATCCAAATGAATGA
- the LOC8059859 gene encoding probable serine/threonine-protein kinase PBL16: MGNCWFKGNPYFNRVSSNATKSESPKIQSPSERTEKEDCQLPSNPKEVEALRKDTACNPLIAFTFEELKRITKNFRQDSLLGGGGFGRVYKGFITKDLREGLEIEEPLRVAVKVHDGDNSFQGHREWLAEVIFLGQLSHPNLVKLIGYCCEDDHRVLVYEFMPLGSVESHLFSRVMVPLPWSIRMKIALGAAKGLAFLHEAEKPVIYRDFKTSNILLDEEYNAKLSDFGLAKDGPVGDKSHVSTRIMGTYGYAAPEYIMTGHLTAMSDVYSYGVVLLELLTGRKSLDKSRPVREQMLADWAFPLLTQKKKVLGIVDPRLAEDYPVKAVQKTSMLAYHCLSHNPKARPLMRDIVATLEPLQQLEETPSDSVAMTLQGT; the protein is encoded by the exons ATGGGTAATTGCTGGTTTAAGGGGAATCCATACTTTAACAGGGTTTCTTCCAATGCAACCAAATCAG AATCTCCCAAAATTCAGAGCCCATCGGAGAGAACTGAAAAGGAGGACTGCCAGCTACCATCCAACCCAAAAGAAGTGGAGGCGCTGAGAAAGGATACAGCCTGCAATCCTTTGATAGCATTCACATTTGAGGAGCTCAAGAGAATTACCAAAAATTTCAGGCAAGATTCATTACTAGGGGGTGGTGGATTTGGCAGAGTctacaaaggtttcatcaccaAGGATCTCCGTGAAGGATTAGAGATAGAAGAGCCCCTGAGAGTTGCCGTAAAGGTCCATGATGGTGACAATAGCTTCCAAGGCCATAGGGAGTGGCTG GCAGAGGTTATATTTCTTGGACAGCTCTCTCACCCAAATTTAGTGAAGTTGATTGGCTACTGTTGTGAAGATGACCACAGGGTTCTTGTTTATGAGTTCATGCCTCTAGGAAGTGTGGAGTCTCATTTATTTTCAA GGGTTATGGTGCCACTTCCGTGGTCGATCAGAATGAAAATTGCGCTCGGTGCTGCAAAAGGACTTGCTTTTCTGCATGAAGCTGAGAAGCCAGTCATCTATAGGGACTTTAAGACATCAAACATATTGCTAGATGAG GAATACAATGCAAAACTATCTGACTTTGGGCTTGCAAAAGATGGACCAGTTGGCGATAAATCCCATGTTTCAACTCGTATTATGGGTACCTACGGTTATGCTGCACCAGAGTACATTATGACAG GGCATCTAACAGCGATGAGCGATGTCTACAGCTATGGTGTTGTACTACTGGAGCTCCTCACGGGCCGGAAGTCACTCGACAAGTCCCGACCTGTCAGGGAGCAGATGTTGGCAGACTGGGCATTCCCGCTGTTGACACAGAAGAAGAAGGTACTTGGCATAGTAGACCCAAGGCTTGCCGAGGACTACCCAGTAAAGGCGGTGCAGAAGACATCGATGTTGGCATACCATTGCCTTAGCCACAACCCAAAGGCTAGGCCGCTGATGCGTGACATCGTGGCGACTTTGGAGCCTCTTCAGCAGCTGGAGGAGACCCCTAGTGACAGTGTGGCGATGACACTTCAAGGGACTTGA
- the LOC8060695 gene encoding subtilisin-like protease SBT3.18 — MAVFLLLVVFSLSFAIYPVRTTPGSHAEVHIVYLGHNNGLSPSLTTHSHLQLLSRVFTKPDEAREAILYSYNCGFSGFAALLNSTQAATLSGTEGVVSVFRSRMLEIHTTRSWDFMGLRLHMQMEQSSQRHLKFGDDVIVGVLDTGVWPESESFRDDPHYGPIPSSWKGTCVKGDEFDPATACNRKLIGARYYLAGFESEVGPLNTSDGSEYRSPRDRVGHGTHTASTAVGSVAPNASYFGLGGGAARGGAPRARLAVYKVCWYKDLTGRCSDADILAAFDDALCDGVHVVSASLGSPPPLMPLLSTSTEIGAFHAMQRGVVAVFSAGNDGPDASMVQNVSPWGLTVAASTIDRRFPTVITLGNNASIVGEGFLAKAMKNDLVDSSTVFTDGTCTFDQLINRTAASGKIVLCFATMGTVSSDGAALAVYAGNGAGVIFADTISRKSSQDSFWPTVHVDLYQGTQILYYIRDSSKPTVHVSPSKTVVGETPAPAVAYFSSRGPSTVSPKILKPDVTAPGVNILAAWPPKSSPTVIPLDKRSTEWNFDSGTSMSCPHVSGIAAVIKSVHPTWSPAAVKSALMTTAYMYDDTSDVMQAGGTVKAADAFDVGAGHVDPLRALDPGLVYDAGARDHVLFLCSLGYTESAIRSMVLPWPALDTSCPPAGGAPHADLNYPAIVLPDLGGTVTVKRTVTNVGANRDAVYRVVSVASPQGARAEVWPRELVFSSRHGGGGEQASYYVTVTPAKLSRGRFDFGEVVWSDGFHRVRTPLVVRVTNLPDDGVQVQTANATADVHGADGLHAAA; from the exons ATGGCAGTTTTTCTGCTGCTTGTTGTTTTCTCTCTTTCCTTTGCAATTTATCCCGTTCGAACTACTCCAGGATCTCATGCAGAA GTTCACATTGTGTACTTGGGCCACAACAATGGCCTCAGTCCTTCTCTAACTACACATTCTCATCTGCAACTCCTGTCGAGAGTATTTACAAA GCCGGATGAAGCAAGAGAAGCAATTCTGTACAGCTACAACTGTGGATTCTCTGGTTTTGCTGCATTGCTCAATTCAACACAGGCTGCCACCTTGTCTG GAACAGAAGGGGTCGTATCGGTATTCAGGAGTCGGATGCTGGAGATCCATACAACAAGGAGCTGGGATTTCATGGGCCTCCGCCTGCACATGCAGATGGAACAATCATCGCAAAGACATTTGAAATTTGGAGATGATGTGATCGTCGGTGTCCTTGATACTG GAGTGTGGCCTGAATCCGAGAGCTTCAGGGATGACCCCCACTACGGCCCCATCCCGTCGTCATGGAAGGGCACGTGCGTGAAAGGCGACGAGTTCGACCCGGCCACCGCGTGCAACCGCAAGCTCATCGGCGCGCGCTACTACCTGGCCGGCTTCGAGAGCGAGGTCGGCCCGCTGAACACCAGCGACGGGTCGGAGTACCGGTCGCCGCGCGACCGCGTCGGGCACGGCACGCACACGGCGTCCACGGCCGTGGGGAGCGTGGCGCCCAACGCCAGCTACTTCGGcctgggcggcggcgccgcccgcGGGGGCGCGCCCAGGGCGAGGCTCGCGGTGTACAAGGTGTGCTGGTACAAGGACCTGACGGGCCGGTGCAGCGACGCCGACATCCTGGCCGCGTTCGACGACGCGCTGTGCGACGGCGTGCACGTGGTGTCGGCGTCCCTggggtcgccgccgccgctcatgCCGCTGCTGTCGACGAGCACCGAGATCGGGGCGTTCCACGCGATGCAGCGCGGCGTCGTGGCCGTGTTCTCGGCCGGGAACGACGGGCCGGACGCTTCCATGGTGCAGAACGTGTCGCCGTGGGGGCTCACCGTCGCCGCCAGCACCATCGACAGGAGGTTCCCGACGGTGATCACGCTCGGGAACAACGCCTCCATCGTG GGGGAGGGATTCCTTGCGAAAGCCATGAAGAATGATCTGGTCGATAGCAGCACCGTCTTCACCGATGG AACGTGCACATTCGATCAGCTGATCAACCGCACGGCGGCATCAGGGAAGATCGTGCTGTGCTTCGCCACGATGGGAACGGTGTCCAGCGACGGCGCGGCGCTGGCGGTGTACGCCGGCAATGGCGCCGGCGTGATCTTCGCCGACACCATAAGCCGGAAATCGAGCCAGGACAGCTTCTGGCCCACCGTCCACGTCGACCTGTACCAGGGCACTCAGATCCTCTACTACATCCGCGACTCCAG CAAGCCGACGGTGCACGTATCTCCGAGCAAGACCGTCGTCGGCGAAACGCCGGCGCCGGCCGTGGCCTACTTCTCTTCTAGAGGGCCGAGCACCGTCTCTCCAAAGATCCTCAAG CCCGACGTGACCGCCCCCGGAGTGAACATCCTGGCGGCATGGCCGCCCAAGTCGTCGCCGACGGTAATCCCCCTGGACAAGCGGTCGACGGAGTGGAACTTCGACTCCGGCACGTCCATGTCGTGCCCGCACGTCTCCGGCATCGCCGCGGTCATCAAGTCCGTGCACCCGACCTGGTCGCCGGCGGCCGTCAAGTCCGCCCTCATGACCACAG CGTACATGTACGACGACACGTCGGACGTGATGCAGGCCGGCGGGACGGTGAAGGCGGCGGACGCCTTCGACGTGGGCGCGGGGCACGTGGACCCGCTGCGCGCGCTGGACCCCGGGCTGGTGTACGACGCCGGCGCGCGCGACCACGTGCTGTTCCTCTGCAGCCTGGGCTACACGGAGTCCGCCATCCGGAGCATGGTGCTCCCTTGGCCGGCGCTGGACACGAGCTGCCCTCCCGCCGGCGGCGCGCCCCACGCGGACCTCAACTACCCGGCCATCGTGCTCCCGGACCTGGGCGGCACGGTGACGGTGAAGCGGACGGTGACCAACGTGGGCGCGAACCGGGACGCCGTGTACCGCGTCGTCTCCGTGGCCAGCCCGCAGGGGGCGCGCGCCGAGGTGTGGCCGCGGGAGCTCGTCTTCTCCTcgcgccacggcggcggcggcgaacaGGCCTCCTACTACGTGACCGTCACCCCCGCGAAGCTGTCCCGCGGCCGGTTCGACTTCGGCGAGGTGGTCTGGTCCGACGGCTTCCACCGCGTCCGCACGCCGCTCGTCGTCAGGGTGACCAACCTGCCCGACGACGGCGTCCAGGTCCAGACCGCCAACGCCACGGCCGACGTGCACGGCGCCGACGGTCTCCACGCCGCCGCCTAG